In Streptomyces longhuiensis, the following proteins share a genomic window:
- a CDS encoding LysR family transcriptional regulator, with protein MLNLERLRTLDALARHGSVSGAAAGLHVTTSAVSQQMAKLEREVGQQLLAKNGRGVRLTDAGRLLAEHAGRILSQVELAQSDLEAHRGQVVGELRISAFPTAARGLFPRALAALRAEHPGLRLRSQELEPELGVAGVLRGDLDLAVVLDWYNKPMPLPDGLVKAAILDDPADVAMPADHPLAGRREVGLEDFADDEWITWGEGEFCHEWLLFTLRAKGVEPRIGHRAAETHTQLGLVAAGLGVCVAPILGRDPVPDGVVTVPVRQRVRRHVYVVWRADADRRPSIRAAVKALRSVGASLGGDVAAGQGSPGRL; from the coding sequence ATGTTGAACCTGGAGCGCCTGCGCACCCTCGACGCCCTCGCCCGCCACGGGTCCGTCAGCGGCGCCGCGGCAGGGCTGCACGTCACGACGTCCGCCGTCTCGCAGCAGATGGCCAAGCTGGAACGCGAGGTCGGCCAGCAGCTTCTCGCCAAGAACGGCAGGGGAGTGCGCCTCACCGACGCCGGGCGGCTGCTCGCCGAGCATGCGGGGCGGATCCTGTCCCAGGTCGAGCTCGCGCAGTCGGACCTGGAGGCGCACCGCGGGCAGGTCGTGGGGGAGCTGCGGATCTCCGCGTTCCCGACCGCGGCCCGCGGTCTCTTCCCGCGCGCCCTCGCGGCCCTGCGCGCGGAGCACCCGGGGCTGCGGCTGCGCTCGCAGGAGCTGGAGCCCGAGCTGGGGGTCGCCGGGGTCCTGCGCGGCGACCTCGACCTGGCGGTCGTGCTCGACTGGTACAACAAGCCGATGCCGCTCCCCGACGGGCTCGTCAAGGCGGCGATCCTCGACGATCCCGCCGATGTCGCGATGCCGGCGGACCACCCCCTCGCCGGTCGCCGGGAGGTGGGCCTGGAGGACTTCGCCGACGACGAGTGGATCACGTGGGGTGAGGGCGAGTTCTGCCACGAGTGGCTGCTCTTCACGCTGCGCGCGAAGGGTGTCGAGCCCCGCATCGGCCATCGTGCCGCCGAGACCCACACCCAGCTCGGCCTCGTCGCCGCCGGGCTCGGCGTGTGCGTGGCACCGATCCTCGGGCGCGATCCGGTGCCGGACGGCGTCGTGACCGTGCCGGTGCGTCAGCGCGTACGCCGGCACGTCTACGTCGTGTGGCGGGCCGACGCGGACCGGCGGCCGTCGATCAGGGCGGCGGTGAAGGCGCTCCGGAGCGTGGGCGCGAGCCTGGGCGGGGACGTCGCCGCGGGACAGGGCTCCCCAGGACGGCTCTAG
- a CDS encoding pyridoxamine 5'-phosphate oxidase family protein, producing MAVTQRRGRRIMMTPAELDEFLGSQRTCRVATVSPDGSPHASTLWFVWDGTCLWLYSITRSRRWADLLKDARIAVVIDAGEEYGELRGAELSGTVEFVGESPRTGEPVPELDAPERLFARKNFAMDEMVHDGRHAWARLTPDKIASWDFRKLASL from the coding sequence ATGGCCGTCACACAGCGTCGGGGCCGCAGGATCATGATGACACCGGCCGAGCTGGACGAGTTCCTGGGATCCCAGCGCACCTGCCGGGTCGCCACGGTCTCGCCCGACGGCTCCCCGCACGCCAGCACCCTGTGGTTCGTCTGGGACGGCACCTGCCTGTGGCTGTACTCGATCACGCGCAGCCGCCGCTGGGCCGACCTCCTCAAGGACGCGCGCATCGCCGTCGTGATCGACGCGGGCGAGGAGTACGGGGAGCTGCGCGGCGCCGAGCTGTCGGGCACGGTGGAGTTCGTCGGGGAGAGCCCGCGCACCGGCGAGCCCGTGCCCGAACTGGACGCCCCTGAGCGGCTGTTCGCCCGCAAGAACTTCGCGATGGACGAGATGGTGCACGACGGCCGGCACGCCTGGGCCCGGCTCACGCCGGACAAGATCGCGTCGTGGGACTTCAGGAAGCTTGCGTCGCTCTAG
- a CDS encoding DMT family transporter translates to MSTVASSSPPATPAPAPSGIPTETPASARPRRALDWRVRFGVLSLIWGFSFLLIKVGTDGYAPFQVTLGRLAFGTAVLAVAMAVKRERLPRGLRTWGHIAVAALLLNSLPFSLFAFSEQTIPSTLAGICNATSPLWGMALSLVALSEDRPTRRRVAGLGIGFLGVLTVLGVWQGFHGLDLAGTAMALLASLCYPVGWIYLRRTLAGTGHSNLSLSGAQLLMATVQLAVVTPMFTTLPAHLPIVPLLAIVALGALGTGLAFLIQYGLVAEVGPTTAQMVTYFIPVIATAAGVALLGEALTWSTPIGAVIVLAGAALTQSRARAPRRGTQP, encoded by the coding sequence ATGAGCACCGTCGCCTCCTCGTCGCCCCCCGCGACTCCGGCCCCCGCGCCTTCCGGCATTCCTACGGAAACACCCGCCTCCGCACGACCCCGCCGCGCCCTCGACTGGCGCGTCCGCTTCGGCGTCCTGTCGCTGATCTGGGGCTTCAGCTTTCTCCTCATCAAGGTCGGCACCGACGGCTACGCGCCGTTCCAGGTGACGCTGGGGCGGCTCGCGTTCGGTACGGCGGTGCTCGCCGTGGCCATGGCGGTGAAGCGTGAGCGGCTGCCGAGGGGCCTGCGGACCTGGGGGCACATCGCGGTGGCGGCGCTGCTGCTCAACTCCCTGCCGTTCTCGCTGTTCGCCTTCTCCGAGCAGACGATCCCCTCGACACTCGCCGGTATCTGCAACGCGACGTCTCCGCTGTGGGGCATGGCCCTGTCACTGGTGGCGCTCTCCGAGGACCGGCCCACGCGCCGCCGGGTCGCGGGGCTCGGCATCGGCTTCCTCGGGGTGCTCACGGTCCTCGGCGTGTGGCAGGGCTTCCACGGCCTGGACCTGGCCGGCACGGCGATGGCGCTGCTCGCCTCGCTGTGCTACCCGGTCGGCTGGATCTATCTGCGCCGCACGCTGGCCGGGACCGGCCACTCGAACCTTTCGCTCTCCGGCGCGCAGCTCCTGATGGCCACGGTCCAACTGGCCGTCGTCACCCCGATGTTCACGACGCTCCCGGCCCACCTCCCGATCGTGCCCCTGCTCGCGATTGTCGCCCTGGGCGCACTCGGCACCGGCCTCGCCTTCCTCATCCAGTACGGCCTGGTGGCAGAGGTCGGTCCGACCACGGCGCAGATGGTCACCTATTTCATCCCGGTGATCGCGACGGCCGCGGGGGTCGCCCTGCTCGGCGAGGCCCTGACCTGGTCCACCCCGATCGGCGCGGTGATCGTGCTGGCGGGCGCGGCGCTCACCCAGTCCAGGGCGCGGGCCCCTCGGCGCGGCACTCAGCCGTAA
- a CDS encoding cysteine hydrolase: MPSYEELAELLDPATTVLLTVECQQGVVGPDSALPELAKEARASGALGNVARLVSGAHESGVQVLHAVAERRPDGRGANRNGRLFRAAARLPVQQISGTKAVRIAPPVEVADEDIVVRRLHGLSPIAGTDVDALLRNLGCRTLIVTGVSANVAIPNAVFDAVNRGYTVAVPADAVAGVPSDYTPAMIRNTLALVATVTSTQDVLTCWKRPRRSR, from the coding sequence GTGCCGTCGTACGAAGAGCTCGCCGAACTGCTCGATCCGGCCACCACGGTGCTGCTGACCGTGGAGTGCCAGCAGGGGGTCGTCGGCCCCGACAGCGCCCTGCCCGAACTCGCCAAGGAGGCCAGGGCGTCCGGGGCGCTCGGCAATGTGGCGCGACTCGTCTCGGGCGCCCACGAGAGCGGCGTACAGGTGCTGCACGCCGTGGCGGAGCGGCGGCCCGACGGGCGCGGCGCCAACCGCAACGGACGGCTGTTCCGTGCCGCCGCGCGCCTGCCCGTACAGCAGATCTCCGGCACCAAGGCGGTCAGGATCGCGCCGCCCGTCGAGGTGGCGGACGAGGACATCGTCGTACGCCGTCTGCACGGCCTCTCGCCCATCGCGGGCACCGACGTGGACGCCCTGCTGCGCAACCTCGGCTGCCGGACGCTGATCGTCACCGGCGTCTCGGCGAACGTCGCCATACCGAACGCCGTCTTCGACGCGGTGAACCGCGGCTACACCGTCGCCGTGCCCGCCGACGCCGTCGCGGGGGTGCCGTCCGACTACACCCCCGCGATGATCCGCAACACGCTCGCCCTCGTCGCCACCGTGACGTCCACACAGGACGTGCTCACCTGCTGGAAGCGCCCGCGCCGAAGCCGCTGA
- a CDS encoding Rieske (2Fe-2S) protein: protein MTASHESVSAPTRRTVVAAVGAAGIAAALTACGSSDDSSSSEPAGNAAKDGAAKDGAGKELAKTADIPVGGGKIFGDAGVVVTQPKKGEFKAFTNICTHKQCPVTAIEGGTINCPCHGSKFSIEDGSVKHPPAAQPLAIKEITVSGDSITLA from the coding sequence ATGACCGCTTCGCACGAGTCCGTATCCGCCCCGACCCGCCGCACCGTCGTCGCGGCCGTGGGAGCCGCCGGTATCGCCGCCGCGCTCACCGCGTGCGGGAGCTCGGACGATTCGTCGTCCTCCGAGCCGGCGGGAAACGCGGCCAAGGACGGCGCGGCCAAGGACGGGGCAGGCAAGGAACTCGCCAAGACCGCCGACATCCCCGTCGGCGGCGGAAAGATCTTCGGTGACGCGGGCGTGGTGGTCACGCAGCCGAAGAAGGGCGAGTTCAAGGCCTTCACGAACATCTGCACCCACAAGCAGTGCCCGGTCACCGCGATCGAGGGCGGCACCATCAACTGCCCGTGCCACGGCAGCAAGTTCTCCATCGAGGACGGCAGCGTGAAGCACCCGCCCGCCGCGCAGCCCCTGGCCATCAAGGAGATCACCGTCTCCGGCGACTCGATCACGCTCGCCTAG
- a CDS encoding pyridoxamine 5'-phosphate oxidase family protein, with the protein MSVASEPGTVASGDASASYPATDRTVPARMRERTHYDRELVHSILDEAYICHLGFVREGSPVVLPTLYGRVGETLYVHGSTGARVQRMAGAADPGLQVCLTVTHVDGLVLARSAFHHSLNYRSVVVHGLAHQVTDPDEKRTALDALVDHVVPGRSQDSRPGNDKELAATSVLRLDLAEVSARVRAGGPNDDEEDLGLPYWTGVVPLTKGHGAPVPADDLAPGIAVPDYLTGL; encoded by the coding sequence ATGAGCGTGGCATCCGAGCCCGGCACCGTCGCTTCCGGGGACGCCTCCGCCTCCTACCCGGCGACCGACCGGACCGTCCCGGCCCGCATGCGCGAGCGGACGCACTACGACCGTGAGCTGGTCCACTCGATACTCGACGAGGCGTACATCTGCCATCTCGGGTTCGTCCGCGAGGGCTCCCCCGTCGTGCTGCCGACCCTGTACGGCCGCGTCGGCGAGACGCTCTACGTGCACGGTTCGACGGGCGCGCGCGTCCAGCGCATGGCGGGCGCGGCCGACCCCGGACTGCAGGTCTGCCTGACGGTCACCCATGTCGACGGTCTCGTGCTCGCGCGCTCCGCCTTCCACCACTCGCTCAACTACCGCTCCGTGGTGGTGCACGGCCTCGCCCACCAGGTGACCGACCCTGACGAGAAGCGCACGGCTCTCGACGCGCTCGTCGACCACGTGGTGCCGGGCCGTTCCCAGGACTCGCGCCCCGGGAACGACAAGGAGCTCGCGGCGACGTCCGTCCTGCGCCTCGACCTCGCGGAGGTCTCCGCGCGGGTCCGCGCCGGCGGCCCGAACGACGACGAGGAGGACCTCGGCCTGCCGTACTGGACCGGCGTCGTCCCGCTCACCAAGGGCCACGGCGCGCCGGTCCCGGCCGACGACCTCGCGCCCGGCATCGCGGTGCCGGACTACCTGACGGGTCTGTAG
- a CDS encoding aminotransferase class I/II-fold pyridoxal phosphate-dependent enzyme, with translation MLGEYPIEGRRAAEIAASVERAVGGGDLQPGQLLPPMRELAQHLGVNPNTVAAAYRTLRERGVIETAGRRGSRVRSKPATTARELIRVDVPAGVRDVSNGNPDTALLPSLAEAFAWAAARGDKAPVLYGDGPLEPELARHARVAFDKDGIPEGPVAVTSGSLDAIERVLAAHLKPGDAVAVEDPGWGSLLDLVPALGLRLVPVGVDDDGPLADEVERALSAGARALVVTDRAQNPTGAAVTAPRARALRKVLAAHKDVLLIEDDHGHGIVDLPLHPLAGVTRHWAFVRSAAKAYGPDLRLAVLTGDAVTVDRVQGRQRLGPGWVSRILQRAVARLWTEGAVDTRAVAASYGQRRDALIAALAERGVEAHGRSGMNVWVPVPDETGAVARLLHAGWAVAPGARFRMGAVPGVRITVSTLGADDIGPVADAVASATGPAPARRYG, from the coding sequence GTGCTAGGAGAGTATCCGATCGAAGGACGGCGCGCAGCAGAGATTGCGGCCAGCGTGGAGCGCGCGGTGGGCGGGGGTGACCTGCAGCCGGGTCAACTTCTGCCGCCGATGAGGGAGTTGGCCCAGCATCTCGGGGTCAATCCCAATACGGTCGCGGCCGCCTATCGCACGCTCCGTGAGCGCGGAGTGATCGAGACCGCGGGGCGCCGCGGCAGCCGGGTGCGGTCCAAGCCGGCCACGACGGCGCGCGAGCTGATCCGCGTCGACGTACCGGCCGGCGTGCGCGACGTCTCGAACGGCAACCCCGATACGGCCCTGCTGCCCTCGCTGGCCGAGGCCTTCGCCTGGGCGGCCGCGCGGGGCGACAAGGCGCCCGTCCTCTACGGCGACGGGCCCCTGGAGCCGGAACTGGCCCGCCACGCGCGCGTGGCCTTCGACAAGGACGGGATCCCGGAGGGCCCGGTCGCCGTCACATCGGGCTCCCTCGACGCCATCGAGCGAGTGCTCGCCGCGCACCTCAAGCCCGGCGACGCCGTCGCCGTCGAGGACCCGGGCTGGGGCAGCCTCCTCGACCTGGTCCCGGCGCTCGGGCTGCGCCTGGTGCCCGTCGGGGTGGACGACGACGGGCCGCTGGCCGACGAGGTGGAGCGGGCCCTGAGCGCGGGGGCGCGGGCCCTGGTGGTCACCGACCGCGCCCAGAACCCCACCGGCGCCGCCGTCACCGCACCACGCGCGCGTGCGCTGCGCAAAGTCCTGGCGGCCCACAAGGACGTACTGCTCATCGAGGACGACCACGGGCACGGGATCGTCGACCTGCCGCTGCATCCGCTGGCCGGTGTGACGCGGCACTGGGCGTTCGTGCGCTCCGCCGCGAAGGCCTATGGGCCCGACCTGCGGCTCGCCGTGCTGACGGGCGACGCGGTCACGGTCGACCGGGTGCAGGGGCGGCAGCGCCTGGGCCCCGGCTGGGTGAGCCGCATCCTTCAGCGGGCCGTCGCCCGGCTGTGGACCGAAGGGGCGGTGGACACACGCGCCGTCGCGGCGTCGTACGGGCAGCGCCGCGACGCGCTCATCGCGGCCCTCGCCGAGCGCGGGGTCGAGGCGCACGGGCGCAGCGGCATGAACGTGTGGGTGCCCGTACCGGACGAGACGGGGGCGGTCGCGCGGCTGCTGCACGCCGGGTGGGCTGTCGCGCCCGGGGCGCGGTTCCGGATGGGGGCGGTGCCCGGCGTGCGCATCACGGTGTCGACGCTCGGCGCGGACGACATCGGCCCGGTGGCCGACGCCGTCGCGTCCGCCACCGGGCCGGCCCCCGCCCGCCGTTACGGCTGA